A single window of Paludisphaera rhizosphaerae DNA harbors:
- a CDS encoding RHS repeat-associated core domain-containing protein — translation MSASVGLGANAGAAVADRGSPASAAASGAVQSPGGGSTPSATDASKNAAFQNQPNSSAVHSATGTGDSKRLAARSPINPWAEIGSNASSSTDGLSSSHSTRLHGPMSTRPRNAHGSLDSTGSDPTSILGSTLASGRVAAGSTDGGFDPTLDEASLESAASTSASPMLSSAYAMVRPVGGGKGGVFAQVYRLLPPSPSTAPYSDGPVGGDASSAGFRTLDALLLSYIDGALASLNPTDTGGTNIVATPTATSISASDGLGDYEFTAGGGYTINGSYSGSSFGTSDSAYLSYSFQETGYAPDGSQFTLDDVGSATLSINGSGGTSTHTLTDQLTGSDHYTLTLSNDQSASGAANASESTTEIDGGSDSFSLNETQTEAVDGSGAVSSGSDHYVFDESGSDTSTITALSGQSSSSSSVDEDESASSNGEGSGGRTLHVTGVDTIASGGFLPTGSNQFTWGESDSSSASSTEVGESTIAESGEAETQGDSESDSEGESTSYGETGSETFTSSEGTSYGWSETVGYDFHSSDDATDTGLETDESSLSAADAGDTADEEDQFNDSFSDHDQGHVASTLAATGTQAFSGSVVSSGNSTFSWNRTVDGTDTQVETDQDSIDDHDVERRTESGNSLSSSLGESLTIGATETDVETGHATDSQNGHETFGSYGLVSGGDATISEAGGTTTTATSVENDQDTESKSEDDVDVDVASGSTASIDDQDGESIQDGETATSTLVDAIVSSGGTLALGAGGLIVGFSLGETDSDTANSTVNESESITASGGEADSSTSSRSTVSFGESENDHSTIQESEVDQPTSVESGTVSFGSGGVTGGSFFSSLIDPSIFDQIVDAATGSEQDSDFETETDSAAGESVSVSSTESGGSSNTETETDSETDGLTDTTSLALGAAGVVVSGVGYFFKSAVDQFQETDSNTGSETLQDVEIDTRKVGGDTASSNESGGESDSDSDSDSDQGIESENETVQLDYGAGGEVLDGATTIGSSLDDTDENTLGDQVSLSAHVSSHEEDAQAGEEEDDSADDSTNEVDQIQDVLQNTVHESGLSTFALGAAMAVLGGGSSTTESDHGSDEATDSDTFDATDYLSDLINAFLGGSTLSIQENESVFEHDVDTDDADDEEDDSEQTNETIGAGGVILGGSTTGSATYSDDSVEDVDDEESDDDTKNSSRIDSADSNSNAREVESVHSSPTLVETGSGISLDESGTVLSSLVLGAYGVVTGGSVVSTGSGHGDGGWTLDDEDAYSSNITIDDLENSGADSSSGDDQEHVSGTLETTEPLDGSSTLYTSTTETLGDDGRVVGGATTISFSESDHEVIGDASGGGDSSGDEMGGWEDSAGGENDWAAGTAADSDSESGSSTRVQIGTLTEDLGLDGTVADGFESQTLQDSSDSTVTESDSAVMTVTDAISGSMSSNVTMTLTESTGETTTERETISGWAEATLGDQGTVVSGSDSYTIDEFDASSGTLHGTGPETSSDTGRPLSGTATVDGTDSSTSTIHQEFADELGTGGTIASGYLSYTVSSSADDDSTRVEAGTETIGDDGGGSSQTESMGMTTTFSHENAAQEDGTETLGTNGTILEGSASFSWSEGRSLDRVLDLSGVGASFAVAESSGDSYGFGESGTESITTGGVDVPGTISFSWSQEGNDEYEIDRSNHNSSGGTYSYNLTDSVDSSWGDHGVDVYTDGDTLSGRTETYTWDDVHTLDSDVSDLQTYSDASSGNHGLTDFHGSATQSFNLHASGYDTLSADESGDDGYGYGGATTPTLAEATESYTLDDMVSDAGEADSSASFSEGLMIDDNPSTDSISLHEAGGSTTSGTLNSSSDSYHAEEARTSQTSFDYQATGSDGYQVLEGASTSEAFDFYANGQDSTDTDGLVTSSLGLSSDYYDSNSFTNTESGQSLNSTSDPYIDAQFRIGQSSQSDDGVYTSSDGEESFSLGQTFMSSQSGGDVGSDQNGSWSSSGDDSDDFTATEWGSSGTGSQLATSSDPPVIHGTSVGSPPYGLPDYPIVAEYYWVPMPTLGGTGSLLGLAEERYPTQAELGFDADLSGCRISLTQPPPRNVAVYRPDATIGEGEIDADTAYNLTGDLTYGTAAPNVDAMTADGRPVEEATKLGSFVQNVGVPDGVSRDDPPDQADVLTGLAAAGRRPKAATVLLWGGLGSAGSGDTGGGGESGGGSGGYSGGGSGGYSGGGSGGYSGGASGGYSGGWDFGFRSGGLSGFTLGDSSGDPLVSLAPLSADAGFANRPRGGLVSPSATFNPSIEPAGIGPGFIHGPDLANLALGRAATTIDQSDSSSESSTVAQVVVYTDGAGDATTVDYNAAGEAVAVTDPDGGTTSYAYDDQGRLDRKTDPTGGVTTYSYDSTGRVAATVDPDGRRRTFVYDAAGRIVAEDWYDAAGMLVDRLRFAYDAAGRLAAASNDAGAYTFLYDSQGRLVYETEPGNHWLSFRYNGEVVTRLDSAGGRQVSIYDSQDRLVSRRTVAPGQPTLEAFFTYDAAGRLASITRTTNGAASGSTTYAYDASGDVETILDHDAAGNLVDSQAYTYDDNGRVASELDGVDDGGSDDGGSDVESGGDEGGGEVDDPTPSEPEVPGATSYTYDDAGRLTSDGTTTYTYDAAGNRTGGGYVVGAGNRLLSDGTWNYTYDAAGDRVGKTDPSTGVSWTYAYDDADRLVSAVEKDASGAVVASEINVYDVFGDRIQETAWTAGAASPTVVRQSYDGPNAWADFNANNQLTTRYVFGDGTDQILALESSSTGPAWYLTDRLGSVRDIVGTSGTVLDHLDYDTAGNVTVETNPSYGDRYKFTAREYDPLSGLYYNRARWYDPRTGTWIEPDPSNLAAGDPNVYRYAAGDPVDYTDPSGLSLWSSVYDAAAYVGDKVMRGVYTGDINASDDAYQAVKEAVGNSVLDTGAVAADTFSFGYAGHERAQQAQQAAMERGDVAAQVGFGVAKLLGRAGQVAVVVGGVAVASKVAPAIPGAARILATMAPYAPYAATALTVVGGVVAVTESGKAYESFSKGDIANGIDHLGMAALSAWGTVKGLMNCFPAGTLVATSEGLLVIEKVQEGDFVWAFDLTAGVWKLRRVLQTFRTLYEGHSVSVTVAAEAEETVDATLLHPFWVIRGEALDDRPRRDHLPAAPDGSTTPGRWVDAGDLRVGDELLLRDGRVVPVRGVRIEPYHDDVYNFHVDELECYAVGWNGVLVHNTNGAEEAAEAGEAAAADEAAAGETAAPNAQRPNWTNYNGKHVASGKLDWKTIVKGTKNGPAKYKPGTDIEQLERMVHSQGIPATNGKPWRVMEFPDEIGASAGKPSRWVRVEESGGTIHGHPITAEEFQKLTKVR, via the coding sequence ATGTCGGCTTCGGTCGGCCTGGGCGCGAACGCCGGTGCGGCCGTCGCCGATCGGGGATCGCCCGCGTCCGCCGCGGCGAGCGGCGCGGTCCAATCGCCCGGAGGCGGTTCGACTCCCTCGGCGACGGACGCCTCGAAGAACGCGGCTTTCCAAAATCAGCCGAATTCTTCCGCCGTCCATTCGGCGACCGGAACCGGCGACTCCAAGCGGCTCGCGGCCAGGTCTCCGATCAACCCCTGGGCCGAGATCGGCTCGAACGCCTCGTCGTCGACCGATGGGCTTTCATCGAGTCATTCGACGCGGCTCCACGGCCCGATGTCGACGCGGCCTCGAAATGCACACGGTTCGCTCGATTCAACGGGCTCCGATCCGACGTCGATCCTCGGTTCGACCTTGGCGAGCGGTCGCGTCGCGGCCGGGTCGACCGACGGCGGCTTCGATCCGACTCTGGACGAGGCGAGCCTCGAGAGCGCCGCGAGCACGTCGGCGTCCCCCATGCTGTCGAGCGCTTACGCGATGGTGCGTCCCGTCGGCGGCGGCAAGGGCGGGGTTTTCGCGCAGGTGTATCGATTGCTTCCTCCTTCGCCGTCGACGGCGCCGTACAGCGACGGCCCGGTCGGAGGCGACGCCTCCTCGGCCGGCTTCCGAACGCTCGACGCCTTGCTGCTCAGCTACATCGACGGCGCACTGGCTTCCCTGAACCCCACCGACACGGGGGGGACGAACATCGTCGCCACGCCGACGGCGACCTCAATCAGCGCCAGCGACGGCCTGGGAGATTACGAGTTCACCGCCGGCGGCGGTTACACGATCAACGGGTCGTACAGCGGGTCGAGCTTCGGCACGTCCGACTCCGCCTACCTCAGCTACAGCTTCCAGGAGACCGGCTACGCTCCGGACGGGTCGCAGTTCACGCTCGACGACGTCGGATCTGCGACCCTGTCCATCAACGGGTCCGGCGGAACCTCGACGCACACGTTGACCGACCAACTCACGGGGTCCGACCACTACACACTGACTCTGTCGAACGATCAATCGGCGTCGGGAGCCGCCAACGCGTCGGAAAGCACGACCGAGATCGATGGAGGATCCGACTCGTTTTCCCTGAACGAGACCCAGACCGAGGCGGTCGACGGCTCCGGCGCCGTGAGTTCGGGGAGCGACCACTACGTCTTCGACGAGAGCGGCTCCGACACTTCGACGATCACGGCCCTGTCCGGACAGTCCTCCAGCTCCTCGAGCGTCGACGAAGACGAATCGGCGTCTTCGAACGGTGAAGGCTCCGGCGGCCGGACGCTCCATGTCACGGGCGTCGATACGATCGCCTCGGGCGGCTTTCTGCCCACCGGGTCGAATCAGTTCACCTGGGGCGAAAGCGATTCCTCGAGCGCGTCGTCGACGGAGGTGGGGGAATCGACGATCGCCGAGAGCGGCGAGGCCGAAACGCAGGGGGATTCCGAGAGCGACTCCGAGGGAGAGTCGACAAGCTACGGCGAGACGGGGAGCGAGACGTTTACATCCTCCGAAGGGACGTCCTACGGCTGGTCGGAGACGGTGGGATACGACTTCCACTCGTCCGACGACGCGACCGACACGGGGTTGGAAACCGACGAAAGCTCACTCTCGGCGGCGGACGCCGGCGACACGGCGGACGAGGAAGATCAGTTCAACGATTCGTTCAGCGATCACGATCAGGGACACGTGGCCTCGACGCTCGCGGCGACGGGGACTCAGGCGTTCAGCGGGAGCGTCGTCTCCTCGGGGAATTCGACGTTCAGCTGGAACCGGACCGTCGACGGCACGGACACGCAAGTCGAAACCGACCAGGACTCGATCGACGATCACGACGTGGAACGTCGAACCGAGTCTGGAAACTCGCTTTCCTCGTCCCTCGGCGAATCCTTGACGATCGGCGCGACCGAGACCGACGTCGAAACCGGCCATGCCACGGACTCCCAGAACGGACACGAGACGTTCGGCTCGTACGGGCTCGTCAGCGGAGGAGACGCGACGATCAGCGAGGCCGGCGGGACCACGACGACCGCGACATCGGTCGAGAACGACCAGGACACGGAATCGAAATCCGAGGACGACGTCGACGTCGACGTCGCGAGCGGATCCACGGCGTCGATCGACGACCAGGACGGCGAATCGATCCAGGACGGCGAGACCGCGACGAGCACACTCGTCGACGCGATCGTCTCCTCCGGCGGGACCTTGGCGCTCGGGGCCGGCGGCTTGATCGTCGGATTCTCGCTCGGCGAGACCGACTCCGACACCGCGAATTCCACGGTGAACGAATCCGAGTCGATCACGGCTTCGGGCGGCGAGGCCGACTCCTCGACGAGTTCGCGGTCGACCGTCTCGTTCGGCGAGTCCGAGAACGACCACTCGACGATCCAGGAATCCGAAGTCGATCAGCCGACCTCCGTCGAATCGGGGACGGTGTCATTCGGATCGGGCGGCGTGACCGGCGGATCATTCTTCAGCAGCCTGATCGATCCCAGCATCTTCGACCAGATCGTAGACGCCGCGACGGGTTCCGAGCAGGATTCCGACTTCGAGACCGAGACCGACTCCGCGGCGGGCGAATCCGTTTCGGTCAGCTCGACCGAGAGCGGCGGATCCTCCAACACGGAGACCGAGACCGACTCCGAGACCGACGGGCTGACCGACACGACCAGCCTCGCGCTCGGCGCGGCGGGCGTCGTCGTTTCCGGCGTTGGATACTTCTTCAAGAGCGCGGTCGACCAGTTTCAGGAGACGGACTCCAACACGGGCTCGGAAACGCTCCAGGACGTCGAGATCGACACGCGCAAGGTCGGCGGGGATACCGCCTCGAGCAATGAGTCGGGGGGCGAATCCGACTCCGATTCCGACTCCGATTCCGACCAGGGGATCGAATCCGAGAACGAGACCGTCCAACTCGACTACGGGGCCGGCGGCGAGGTCCTGGACGGGGCGACGACGATCGGATCTTCCCTCGACGACACGGACGAGAACACGCTGGGGGATCAAGTCTCCCTCTCGGCGCACGTCTCGTCCCACGAAGAGGACGCCCAGGCGGGCGAGGAAGAAGACGACTCGGCCGACGACTCGACGAACGAGGTGGACCAGATCCAGGACGTCCTCCAGAACACGGTCCACGAGAGCGGCCTGTCGACGTTCGCGCTCGGGGCCGCGATGGCGGTCCTGGGCGGCGGCTCCTCGACGACCGAATCGGATCACGGCTCGGACGAGGCCACGGATTCGGACACGTTCGACGCGACGGACTACCTCAGCGACCTGATCAACGCCTTCCTGGGCGGGAGCACCCTCTCGATTCAGGAGAACGAGTCGGTCTTCGAACACGACGTCGACACGGACGACGCCGACGACGAGGAGGACGATTCCGAGCAGACCAACGAAACCATCGGCGCGGGCGGCGTGATCTTGGGCGGGTCGACCACCGGGTCGGCGACCTATTCGGACGATTCGGTCGAGGACGTCGACGACGAGGAGTCCGACGACGATACGAAAAACTCCTCCAGGATCGACTCCGCCGACTCGAACTCCAACGCCCGCGAGGTCGAGTCGGTCCACTCGTCGCCCACCCTGGTCGAGACCGGGAGCGGGATCTCGCTCGACGAATCCGGGACCGTCCTGAGCAGCCTGGTCCTCGGCGCCTACGGCGTCGTGACCGGAGGCTCCGTCGTCAGCACCGGTTCCGGGCACGGCGACGGCGGCTGGACCCTCGACGACGAGGACGCTTATTCGTCCAACATCACGATCGACGACCTCGAAAATTCCGGGGCCGACTCCTCCTCCGGCGACGACCAGGAACACGTCAGCGGGACCTTGGAGACGACCGAGCCGTTGGACGGTTCGTCGACGCTCTACACCTCGACGACGGAGACGTTGGGGGACGACGGACGGGTCGTCGGCGGCGCCACGACCATCAGCTTCTCCGAGAGCGATCATGAGGTGATCGGCGACGCCTCCGGCGGCGGGGATTCCTCCGGCGACGAGATGGGCGGCTGGGAGGACTCGGCCGGGGGCGAGAACGACTGGGCGGCCGGGACCGCCGCCGACTCCGACTCGGAGTCCGGGTCGTCGACGCGGGTCCAGATCGGCACCCTGACCGAAGATCTGGGGCTCGACGGCACTGTTGCCGACGGCTTCGAGAGCCAGACCCTCCAAGACTCGTCGGACTCGACTGTCACGGAATCCGACTCGGCCGTCATGACCGTCACCGACGCGATCTCCGGGTCCATGTCCTCCAACGTCACGATGACGCTGACGGAGTCAACCGGCGAGACGACCACCGAGCGCGAGACGATCTCGGGCTGGGCGGAGGCGACCCTCGGCGACCAGGGGACAGTCGTCTCCGGCTCCGACTCCTACACGATCGACGAGTTCGACGCGTCCAGCGGGACGCTGCACGGAACGGGCCCCGAGACCTCGTCGGACACCGGACGCCCCCTCAGCGGGACGGCGACGGTCGACGGGACCGACTCCTCCACCAGCACGATCCACCAGGAATTCGCCGACGAACTGGGGACGGGCGGGACCATCGCGTCGGGTTACCTCAGCTACACCGTGAGTTCCTCCGCCGACGACGATTCGACCCGCGTCGAAGCGGGGACCGAAACGATCGGCGACGACGGCGGCGGCTCCAGCCAGACCGAATCGATGGGGATGACGACGACGTTCTCGCACGAGAACGCGGCGCAAGAGGACGGCACGGAGACGCTGGGGACGAACGGCACGATCCTCGAAGGCTCGGCCAGCTTCTCCTGGAGCGAGGGAAGGTCGCTGGACCGCGTCCTCGACCTCTCGGGCGTCGGGGCCTCGTTCGCCGTCGCCGAGTCGAGCGGCGACTCCTACGGCTTCGGCGAGTCGGGGACCGAGTCCATCACGACCGGCGGCGTCGACGTCCCGGGCACGATCTCGTTCTCCTGGAGCCAGGAGGGGAACGACGAATACGAAATCGACCGCTCCAACCACAATTCCTCGGGCGGGACGTACTCCTACAACCTGACCGACTCCGTCGACTCCTCTTGGGGCGACCACGGCGTCGACGTCTACACCGACGGCGACACGCTCTCCGGCCGGACCGAGACCTACACCTGGGATGACGTCCATACCCTCGATTCGGACGTTTCGGATCTGCAGACTTACTCCGACGCCTCCTCTGGGAACCACGGCCTGACCGACTTCCATGGGTCGGCGACTCAATCCTTCAATCTGCATGCGTCCGGATACGATACCCTGAGCGCGGACGAATCCGGCGACGACGGATACGGTTACGGCGGCGCGACGACCCCGACGCTCGCCGAGGCGACGGAGAGCTATACCCTCGACGACATGGTCTCTGACGCGGGTGAGGCAGATTCCAGCGCCTCGTTCAGCGAAGGCCTCATGATCGACGACAATCCCTCGACCGACTCCATCAGCCTGCACGAGGCTGGGGGCTCCACGACGTCCGGCACGCTCAATTCGTCGTCGGACTCCTACCACGCCGAGGAGGCTCGCACCAGCCAGACTTCGTTCGATTATCAGGCGACCGGCTCGGACGGTTATCAGGTGCTTGAGGGCGCAAGCACCTCCGAGGCGTTCGACTTCTACGCCAACGGTCAGGACTCGACGGACACAGACGGCCTCGTCACGTCATCCCTCGGCCTTAGCTCGGATTATTACGACTCCAACAGCTTCACAAACACCGAATCGGGACAGTCGCTGAACTCAACGTCCGACCCGTACATCGATGCCCAATTCCGCATCGGCCAAAGCTCGCAATCCGACGACGGCGTCTATACTTCCAGCGATGGGGAGGAATCGTTCTCGCTCGGGCAAACGTTCATGTCCTCGCAGTCCGGCGGCGACGTCGGGAGCGACCAGAATGGCTCGTGGTCGTCAAGCGGCGACGACAGCGATGATTTCACCGCGACGGAATGGGGGTCGTCAGGCACCGGCTCTCAGCTGGCGACCAGCAGTGACCCGCCGGTGATCCACGGGACGTCCGTCGGCAGCCCGCCGTACGGCCTGCCGGACTATCCGATCGTCGCCGAATACTATTGGGTCCCCATGCCCACACTGGGCGGGACCGGCAGCCTGCTCGGCCTGGCCGAGGAGAGGTATCCCACCCAGGCGGAGTTGGGCTTCGACGCCGACCTCAGCGGTTGTCGGATCTCCTTGACGCAACCCCCGCCACGAAACGTCGCCGTCTATCGACCGGACGCGACGATCGGGGAAGGGGAGATCGACGCCGACACGGCCTACAATCTCACGGGCGACCTAACGTACGGCACGGCCGCGCCCAACGTGGACGCCATGACGGCGGACGGTCGGCCGGTCGAGGAGGCGACGAAGCTGGGGAGCTTCGTCCAGAACGTCGGGGTGCCCGACGGCGTCTCGCGCGACGACCCGCCCGACCAGGCCGACGTGCTGACTGGCCTTGCCGCCGCGGGGCGACGGCCCAAGGCCGCCACCGTCCTGCTCTGGGGCGGGCTGGGCTCCGCCGGTTCGGGCGATACCGGGGGCGGCGGCGAGTCGGGGGGCGGATCGGGCGGATATTCGGGGGGCGGATCGGGCGGATACTCGGGGGGCGGCTCCGGCGGATATTCAGGCGGCGCTTCGGGTGGTTACTCGGGGGGCTGGGATTTCGGCTTCAGGTCAGGCGGTTTGAGTGGGTTCACGCTGGGGGATTCGTCGGGCGACCCCCTGGTCTCGCTGGCGCCGCTGTCGGCCGACGCGGGCTTCGCGAACCGGCCCCGGGGCGGCCTGGTCTCGCCCTCGGCGACGTTCAATCCGTCGATCGAGCCGGCGGGGATCGGCCCCGGGTTCATCCACGGGCCCGACCTCGCCAACCTGGCCCTCGGCCGGGCCGCGACGACCATCGACCAAAGCGACTCGTCGTCCGAAAGCTCCACCGTCGCCCAGGTGGTCGTCTATACCGACGGCGCGGGCGACGCCACGACGGTGGATTACAACGCGGCCGGCGAGGCTGTCGCGGTCACGGATCCCGACGGCGGCACGACCTCCTACGCCTACGACGACCAGGGCCGACTGGACCGGAAGACCGACCCCACCGGCGGCGTGACGACGTACTCCTACGACTCGACCGGCCGTGTGGCGGCGACCGTCGACCCCGACGGCCGCAGGCGGACCTTCGTCTACGACGCCGCCGGTCGCATCGTCGCCGAGGACTGGTACGACGCCGCGGGCATGCTGGTGGACCGCTTGCGCTTCGCCTACGACGCCGCCGGCCGCCTGGCCGCCGCATCGAACGACGCCGGCGCGTACACGTTCCTGTACGACTCGCAAGGCCGCCTCGTCTACGAGACCGAGCCCGGCAACCACTGGCTCAGCTTCCGCTACAACGGCGAGGTCGTCACCCGGCTGGACTCCGCCGGCGGCCGGCAGGTCTCGATCTATGACTCTCAAGACCGGCTCGTCTCGCGCCGCACCGTCGCGCCCGGCCAGCCCACCCTGGAAGCCTTCTTCACGTACGACGCCGCCGGCCGACTGGCCTCGATCACGCGGACGACCAACGGCGCCGCCTCGGGCTCGACGACCTACGCGTACGACGCCTCGGGCGACGTGGAAACGATCCTCGACCACGACGCCGCCGGCAACCTCGTCGACTCGCAAGCCTACACGTACGACGACAACGGCCGCGTGGCGTCCGAGCTCGACGGCGTCGACGACGGCGGCTCTGACGACGGCGGCTCTGACGTCGAAAGCGGCGGCGATGAAGGCGGGGGCGAGGTCGACGACCCGACCCCCTCCGAGCCCGAGGTCCCCGGCGCGACGTCCTACACGTACGACGACGCCGGCCGCCTGACCTCCGACGGCACGACGACGTATACATATGACGCCGCCGGCAACCGCACCGGCGGCGGCTACGTCGTCGGCGCCGGCAATCGACTCCTCTCTGACGGCACGTGGAACTACACGTACGACGCCGCCGGCGACCGCGTCGGCAAGACCGACCCTTCGACGGGCGTCTCCTGGACCTACGCCTACGACGACGCCGACCGCCTCGTCTCGGCCGTCGAGAAGGACGCCTCCGGCGCGGTCGTCGCCAGCGAGATCAACGTCTACGACGTCTTCGGCGACCGCATCCAGGAGACCGCCTGGACCGCCGGGGCCGCCTCGCCAACCGTCGTCCGCCAGTCCTACGACGGCCCCAACGCCTGGGCCGACTTCAACGCCAACAACCAACTCACGACGCGCTACGTCTTCGGCGACGGCACCGACCAGATCCTCGCCCTCGAATCCTCCTCGACGGGCCCCGCGTGGTACCTGACCGACCGCCTGGGCTCCGTGCGCGACATCGTGGGTACATCGGGAACCGTCCTCGACCACCTTGATTACGATACCGCCGGCAACGTCACGGTCGAAACCAACCCCTCGTACGGCGACCGCTACAAATTCACCGCCCGCGAATACGACCCTCTCTCCGGCCTGTACTACAACCGCGCCCGCTGGTACGACCCTCGCACCGGAACCTGGATCGAGCCCGACCCCTCCAACCTCGCCGCCGGCGACCCGAACGTCTACCGCTACGCCGCCGGCGACCCCGTCGACTACACCGACCCCAGCGGGCTGTCGTTGTGGTCGTCCGTGTACGACGCGGCGGCCTACGTCGGCGACAAGGTCATGCGCGGGGTCTACACGGGGGACATCAACGCCTCGGACGACGCCTACCAGGCGGTGAAGGAAGCCGTCGGGAACAGTGTCCTCGATACGGGCGCCGTCGCCGCCGACACCTTCTCTTTCGGGTACGCGGGGCACGAACGGGCCCAGCAGGCCCAGCAAGCCGCGATGGAGCGCGGCGACGTCGCCGCTCAGGTCGGGTTCGGGGTCGCCAAGCTCCTGGGCCGCGCGGGCCAGGTGGCGGTCGTCGTCGGCGGCGTAGCGGTTGCGTCGAAAGTGGCGCCAGCCATACCGGGTGCCGCACGGATCCTCGCGACCATGGCCCCCTACGCACCCTACGCTGCCACCGCCCTAACGGTCGTCGGCGGCGTGGTCGCCGTCACTGAAAGCGGTAAAGCCTACGAGTCCTTCTCGAAGGGCGACATCGCCAACGGCATCGACCACCTGGGCATGGCCGCGCTGAGCGCTTGGGGAACCGTCAAGGGCCTGATGAACTGCTTCCCGGCCGGCACGCTGGTGGCGACGTCGGAGGGCCTCCTGGTCATCGAGAAAGTCCAGGAAGGGGACTTCGTCTGGGCCTTCGACCTGACTGCGGGCGTGTGGAAGCTCCGCCGGGTCCTTCAGACATTCCGGACCCTCTACGAGGGCCACTCCGTCTCCGTCACCGTAGCGGCCGAAGCGGAGGAAACCGTCGATGCGACCCTGCTCCACCCGTTCTGGGTGATCCGGGGCGAAGCGCTGGACGACCGCCCCCGGCGGGACCACCTCCCCGCCGCTCCCGACGGCTCCACGACGCCCGGCCGCTGGGTCGACGCCGGCGACCTTCGTGTCGGCGACGAACTACTCCTCCGCGACGGGCGGGTCGTCCCCGTGCGGGGAGTCCGAATCGAGCCGTACCACGACGACGTCTACAACTTCCACGTCGACGAGCTGGAGTGCTACGCGGTAGGCTGGAACGGCGTCCTCGTCCACAACACCAACGGGGCCGAGGAAGCCGCCGAGGCCGGCGAGGCCGCCGCAGCCGACGAAGCCGCGGCGGGCGAAACGGCTGCTCCAAACGCACAACGTCCAAATTGGACCAACTACAACGGAAAGCATGTAGCCTCCGGCAAACTCGATTGGAAAACGATTGTCAAAGGAACGAAGAACGGTCCTGCTAAATACAAGCCGGGGACTGACATCGAACAACTTGAACGAATGGTTCATAGTCAAGGAATTCCCGCAACGAACGGGAAACCTTGGAGGGTGATGGAGTTTCCGGACGAAATTGGTGCCTCCGCTGGAAAACCATCAAGGTGGGTGCGAGTTGAGGAGAGCGGCGGAACAATTCATGGACATCCAATCACGGCCGAAGAATTTCAAAAACTTACCAAGGTGAGATGA
- a CDS encoding DUF4158 domain-containing protein translates to MDLDLIAKRPGEPSRSGFAVQLAFLRHLGRPWAHDESVPAPWRTFDPPEHREMSTWLTALAHSMDRGLALIKTLLDELWRRHILAPALPVLGLGRTPSRPPGGYQVLSADLTSEQRVRLDELLTPRADSRQTLLGW, encoded by the coding sequence ATGGACCTCGATCTGATCGCCAAACGTCCTGGCGAACCGAGCCGTTCGGGCTTTGCGGTCCAGCTCGCGTTCCTCCGTCACCTCGGCCGTCCCTGGGCCCATGATGAATCGGTGCCAGCCCCGTGGAGAACCTTCGATCCGCCGGAACATCGTGAGATGTCGACTTGGCTGACCGCGTTGGCGCACAGCATGGATCGTGGCCTCGCGCTGATCAAAACCCTCTTGGACGAGCTGTGGCGGCGTCACATCCTGGCCCCGGCATTGCCGGTGCTGGGCCTCGGCCGCACGCCATCGCGCCCGCCAGGAGGCTACCAGGTGCTGTCCGCCGATCTGACCTCGGAGCAGCGAGTCCGACTGGATGAACTCCTGACGCCGCGCGCCGACTCCCGCCAGACCCTCCTTGGGTGGTGA
- a CDS encoding NPCBM/NEW2 domain-containing protein, translating to MSRKPADRRRIRESRRARTLRGFVPSIQPLEARQLMTGEIYVSDLAWSSSSNGLGPVERDASVGGGPA from the coding sequence ATGAGCCGCAAGCCCGCCGACCGACGTCGCATTCGCGAGTCCCGCCGCGCCCGCACGCTGAGAGGGTTCGTCCCGTCGATCCAGCCGCTGGAGGCCCGCCAGCTGATGACCGGCGAGATTTATGTGAGCGACCTGGCGTGGTCGTCGTCGAGCAACGGCTTGGGGCCGGTGGAACGGGACGCGAGCGTGGGGGGGGGGCCGGCTTGA